A window of Tachypleus tridentatus isolate NWPU-2018 chromosome 7, ASM421037v1, whole genome shotgun sequence genomic DNA:
GGGATTTGATGAAGTTTACAGCCTTTATGATAACTAAAAGCGAAAAATTGAGACGTTCTCCTAAGTCTTTAGCTACTAGGCGTTCCCTGTGAATGACGCAATGAATAGCAAAAACAGAAGgtataactttttttaaatggGCGATGAATCCTCTGTATCGACCAACCATAGAAGCTATTATATTCTGCATTGGAATGTTGTTCTCGCTTGAGTAATTTTTGACTTCTTCAAAAATAGACAACTCTATAGTGTCTGTTTTAATCCTTCTGGCAAACAAAATCTCTTTCATCATTTCGTTTCCGTTCCAGAATCTCACACAAGCCATGAGAAAAGCGTCGTTATTTTGTAAAGAAGTTTTGTCTAATTGTAAAGAGAATTTCTTGGAATGTACTAAACTGACCAATTCCTCTTCACTGTTTCGTGCCACCTCATCGATTCTTCTTACAGCAGTGGAGTTACTCAAAGGAATTACCTGAATTGTTTCTTTAGCCCTCAAATTCactacatcagatattattatgGACACTGAAGGCAGAATAAGCGACTCACTAATGTTGTGAGCATTTCCAGTTTTAGCAATCAGTTTATTAATTTGATATGGCGCAACAAGACCTTTGTCTAATTTCTGTGACGTTTGAGCAAACATTTGTTTCAGCGTTGGTCTTCTCTCGAAATTACCTAGAAGGTTTTGAAGAAATCCAAGGGTTTATCTTTCTTCTCTGGATGCGAGGCAtccagatgttttttttttttcaatttgcttGGCCTCATGCTTTCATTTGATAATGTAGTCATGCAGTTTAAACACATGAGCAAAAGTGGGTTTTGCGGAAATGCGATAAAACCATACGATAAGTATTCCACCGAATACTgccaacacttttttttttcgcCAAGGAACTCATAGGTAGAATTACTTctgaaaatgatgaaaataattatgaGGCATTCtttacaaggtttgtttgttttttaagtttcgcacaaagctagccgagggctatctgtgctagtccctaatttagcagtgtaatactaaagggaagggcagctagtcatcaccacccaccgccaactcttgggctacacttttaccaacgaatagtgggattgaccgacacattataacgcccccacggctgaaagggcgagcatgtttggcgcgacgtaacacgcttggccatgccgggccatctttaTAAGGAAAATAATGAACAAATGGCTAGTTTCAACAGTTATGATTACACATTAACAAGAATTTCATGTATCGCACATGGCATGTcaaattaaatcattatttttacaaattaagtagaaaagttaaattggaagctttgtttataaagagaaataaattagtttatttatatattaaaaatatttagtcaGTGTAAACCACGTTACACTAAGCACTAATGTTCCACGCTTGTTGCATAACTGAATGCTTTTGTTCAGCAGACGTAAACTATAAATATGCAATCACCTTTCAAGttgaaattaaacaatgaatCTCTTAACTGTCTTTCTATTCACGATGCAAAGAAAGcaaataacagatattaataatttaagtatAACAGATcggaaacttaaaatattaaaatagccCTGAATATCGtttagaatgataaaataataattaatataattagcaacagtatctgtaaataaaaatcaaatattaacattaaatctgcaatacaaattaattaatagCCAAATTTCTTTTACAGAATTGAAAATGtaaatgtgtaatttaaatgttataaagcTCAAAAAACTAACAGTAATGGTTGACTGAATTGAAAATACAGTAACGATATATTATGACAAAAcgaatgaaaagaaatataaattaacaattagCTTCTTTCTTCAGAAAATATTATTGGGTGAGTTCTCCCCGCTGTAGAACAGTGTTGAGCTTTCAACAGTTAAATTTCACCATTCTCGTGTGTAGTGCAATTTTTCTCGTTAGTGGCTGTGTATGTATGTTCATACATAAATAGATACACActaaatattctttaatttttattatgattgAAGTTTACaaactcttttatttttctttgtaaacaaGGCTTCCAATTTATCTTTTCTGCttgatttgtaaaaataatgatttaatttgACATGCTATGTGCGATACATGAAATTCTTATTAATGGTTATCgtaattgtttacatttgtttatatttttaaaactagcCATTTGTTCATTATTTTCCTTGTAATAAGCGcctcataattatttttattatttttagaaataattctaCTCATGAGTTCCTTGGCGATAAAAAAGTGTCGGTAGTATTCGGTAGCCTAAAACATTGTGGCACGATCATAAAATGCTGCTTAGGTATTTCATCGATTCAGTTACCAGGGTTCCCATAAGTTCTTGGGCTCTCCTTctcac
This region includes:
- the LOC143257835 gene encoding protein FAM200C-like, translating into MFAQTSQKLDKGLVAPYQINKLIAKTGNAHNISESLILPSVSIIISDVVNLRAKETIQVIPLSNSTAVRRIDEVARNSEEELVSLVHSKKFSLQLDKTSLQNNDAFLMACVRFWNGNEMMKEILFARRIKTDTIELSIFEEVKNYSSENNIPMQNIIASMVGRYRGFIAHLKKVIPSVFAIHCVIHRERLVAKDLGERLNFSLLVIIKAVNFIKSHALQDRLFRQLYKETDEDFRTQLLHTKVRWLSKGNCLKRFVILWDTIVFFVSDKQHEERLVDAKADIFYLADIFQKLNLLKKTLQDKNSNFVDVKEVIVSFLKKLEVYWHNIGRR